Part of the Sphingomonadaceae bacterium OTU29LAMAA1 genome, CAAGGCGCGAATTCTGACGGGCAAACCACCGGTGCCGGTGGGGCGTGCGATCAAGGTGTTGCGGACGACGGCGTGGCGGTGAGCCACCGGCAGGAATGGAAACGAATATGAAGTCGGCGATCGTCATCGGAGCGGGGTTCGGCGGATTGGCGCTGGCGATCCGGCTGCAATCGGCCGGTGTGGCCACCACCATCGTCGAATCGCGCGATAAACCGGGTGGCCGCGCCTATTATTGGGAGCGGGACGGCTTCACCTTCGACGCCGGTCCCACCGTTATCACCGATCCCGCCTGTTTGCAGGAGCTATGGGCGCTGACCGGGCGCGACATGGCCGAGGACGTGCAGCTGGAACCGGTGACGCCGTTCTACCGGCTCAACTGGCCCGACGGCACCAACTTCGACTACACCAACGACGAAGCGATGCTGCATCGGGAGATCGGCAAGCTGAACCCGGCCGATATCGCCGGCTACAACAAGTTCCTGGAATATGCCGAGGGCGTGTACCGCGAGGGATACGAAAAGCTCGGCCATGTCGCGTTCCTCGACTTCGCGTCGATGATCAAAGCGGCGCCGGCGCTGGCGAAGTACCAAGCGTGGCGCTCGGTCTATTCGATCGTGTCCAAATACGTGCAGAACGAGAAGCTGCGCGAGGCGCTGAGCTTCCACACGTTGCTGGTCGGCGGCAACCCGATGACGACCAGCGCGATCTATGCGCTGATCCACAAGCTGGAGCGCGACGGCGGCGTGTGGTTCGCCAAGGGCGGCACCAACCGGCTGGTCGCGGGCATGGTCGCGCAGTTCCAGCGGATCGGCGGCACGTTGCGGCTGGACGATCCCGTCGCCGCGATCGAGACGCTGGGCGACCGCGTCACCGGCATCCGCTGCGAGAGCGGCTGGGCGGCGGAAGCGGATGCGGTCGCGGCGAACAGCGACATCATGCACACCTATCGCGACCTGCTGTCGACGTCGCGTAGCGCGCAGCGCACCAAGGCGCGGCTGGAGCGCAAGAGCTATTCGCCGTCGCTGTTCGTCGTGCATTTCGGGATCAAGGGCGCGTGGCCGGGCATTCCGCACCACATGATCCTGTTCGGGCCGCGCTATAAAGGGCTGCTGGAGGACATCTACGACCATGGCGTGTTGAGCGAGGATTTCTCGCTGTACCTGCACCACCCGACCGTCACCGATCCGTCGATGGCGCCGGAGGGGCATTCGACCTTCTACGCGCTGGCGCCCGTGCCGCACATGGGCAAGTTCCCGGTGAACTGGGACGAGGTCGGGCCGATCCTGGAAAAGCGTATCCTCGACGAGGTCGGGCGGCGGCTGATCCCCGATATCCACGAGCGGATCGTGACGAAGTTCAGCTATGCGCCGAACGATTTCGCCACCGACCTGAAGGCGCATCTGGGCAGCGCGTTCAGCCTGGAGCCGGTGCTGACGCAGAGTGCGTATTTCCGCGTGCACAATCGCGACGATGCGATCCCGAACCTGTATTTCGTCGGTGCGGGGACGCACCCGGGCGCGGGAATTCCCGGCGTGGTGGGGAGTGCGAAGGCGACCGCGGCGTTGATGCTGGGGGGAGGAAGGTGAGATCGGCTACTTCACGCCATCTTCATCCCGGCGAACGCCGGGACCCGTGGATGCGGTGACGTAGCAGTGCGCGCGTCGGCTACCGCGTGCGTCCATGGGTCCCGGCGTTCGCCGGGATGACGGGAGGGGCGCGATGATGCATGACGATCTAAGTGATTGGCGCGGAGCCCGACGGCTCATCACACTCGCCCCCCTCATGCTCGCACTCGCCGCATGCGGGGGACGTTACCGGCCGGTGAGCGACTTTCCCGTCAAGATCGGGCGCCCCTATACCGTCCGCGGCATTACCTACACGCCCGCCGCCGCACCGACCTATGACGAGGTCGGGTTCGCCGGCTGGTACGGCAATGAGTCCGGCAATCAGACCGCTAACGGCGAGAAGTTCCGGACCAAGGCGATCACCGGCGCGCATACCACCCTGCCTTTGCCAAGCTATGTCGAGGTGACCTCGCTGGAGACCGGCCGCACGATCCTGGTCCGCATCAACGATCGCGGGCCGTTTGCTCGCGGGCGGATCGTCGATCTGTCGCGTGGTGCGGCGGCACTACTCGGCATTCGCGTAGTGGGAACGGCGGGCGTACGAGTGCGGCGGGTCGATCCGCCGGAGCGTGACCGGGCGCGGTTGCGGGACGGCAAGGCGGCGGCGACCCGAGCCGATGCATCGCCGGCCGACCTCGCCGCGCTGCGCTATCGTTGGCAGAACAGCACGCGATGATCGGCGACGATCTTGCCCGCATCGCCGCATCGGCGTAGCGGCGGGGCCATGAAACGCCTTGCGATCTATTGCGGCTCCGCCACGCCCGCCGATCCCGTCTATATCGAATCCGCGCGCAAGATCGGGCGCACGCTGGCCGAACGGGGCATCGGCGTCGTCTATGGCGGCGGACGGCTCGGCTTGATGGGTGCGATCGCCGACAGTGCCCTTGCGGCTGGCGGAGAGGTGATCGGCGTCATTCCGCAGGCGCTGGTCGATGCCGAGGTCGCGCATCGCGGCCTCACCGAACTGCACGTCGTCGAGGGGATGCACGCGCGGAAAGCGGCGTTCACCGATCTGGCCGACGGCTTCGTCACCATCCCCGGTGGCACCGGCACGATGGATGAATTGTGGGAGGCGCTGAGCTGGGCCCAGTTGGGATATCATGCCGATCCGGTCGGACTGCTCAACGTCGCGGGCTATTACGATCACCTGATCGCCTTCTGGGAAAAGTCGGCAGAGGTGGGTTTCCTGCGCCCGCAGCACCGCGACCTGCTGATCGTCGACGACACGCTCGACGGGCTGCTCGCCAGGATGACCGCTCATGTGCCGACGCAGCCGATCGTGCGGATGAAGGCTGCTGACCTCTAGCGCCGCCCCCACGCGCGACGCGATCGTCGCGACGGCGCATGAGTCGATCGCGCGGGGGTCCAAGAGCTTCGCCGCCGCGAGTCTGTTGTTCGATCGTGCGACGCGGGAACGGGCGTGGCTGCTCTATGCCTGGTGCCGCGCGTGCGACGATATCGCCGACGGGCAGGATCATGGCCACACGATGTCCGTGGTCGAGGACGCGCCGCAGCGGATCGCGGCGATGGCGACGCTGACCGATGCCGCTCTCGACGGGCATGTCATCGGGCTGCCGGCGTTCGACGCGCTGCGGATCGTCGCCGCGGAGACGAGCCTGCCTGCCCGGTATGCGCACGACCTGATCCAGGGATTCCGGCTGGACGCGGAGGAGTGGCGGCCGCGGACCGAAGACGATTTGCTCACCTATTGCTATCACGTCGCCGGTGTCGTCGGATGCATGATGGCGGTCATCATGGGGGTTGCGCCGGACGACGAGGCGGTACTCGATCGCGCCTGCGATCTGGGGCTGGCGTTCCAGCTGGCGAATATCGCGCGCGATATCGAGGAGGATGCGGCGGCGGGCCGCTGTTATCTGCCGACCGACTGGCTGGACGAACTGGGTATCTCCCCCGACGCGGTGATGGCGGACCGGGCGAAGCTGGCACTGCTGGCGCAACGGCTGACGGATCGGGCGGCGCAGTTCGAGGCGAGCGCGCGGATGGGTACGCGGGCGCTCTCGTTGCGTTCGGCATGGGCGGTGCTGGCGGCAGCGGAGATCTATGGCGCGATCGGGCGCAAGGTCGCGGC contains:
- a CDS encoding phytoene desaturase encodes the protein MKSAIVIGAGFGGLALAIRLQSAGVATTIVESRDKPGGRAYYWERDGFTFDAGPTVITDPACLQELWALTGRDMAEDVQLEPVTPFYRLNWPDGTNFDYTNDEAMLHREIGKLNPADIAGYNKFLEYAEGVYREGYEKLGHVAFLDFASMIKAAPALAKYQAWRSVYSIVSKYVQNEKLREALSFHTLLVGGNPMTTSAIYALIHKLERDGGVWFAKGGTNRLVAGMVAQFQRIGGTLRLDDPVAAIETLGDRVTGIRCESGWAAEADAVAANSDIMHTYRDLLSTSRSAQRTKARLERKSYSPSLFVVHFGIKGAWPGIPHHMILFGPRYKGLLEDIYDHGVLSEDFSLYLHHPTVTDPSMAPEGHSTFYALAPVPHMGKFPVNWDEVGPILEKRILDEVGRRLIPDIHERIVTKFSYAPNDFATDLKAHLGSAFSLEPVLTQSAYFRVHNRDDAIPNLYFVGAGTHPGAGIPGVVGSAKATAALMLGGGR
- a CDS encoding septal ring lytic transglycosylase RlpA family protein, with amino-acid sequence MHDDLSDWRGARRLITLAPLMLALAACGGRYRPVSDFPVKIGRPYTVRGITYTPAAAPTYDEVGFAGWYGNESGNQTANGEKFRTKAITGAHTTLPLPSYVEVTSLETGRTILVRINDRGPFARGRIVDLSRGAAALLGIRVVGTAGVRVRRVDPPERDRARLRDGKAAATRADASPADLAALRYRWQNSTR
- a CDS encoding TIGR00730 family Rossman fold protein; the encoded protein is MKRLAIYCGSATPADPVYIESARKIGRTLAERGIGVVYGGGRLGLMGAIADSALAAGGEVIGVIPQALVDAEVAHRGLTELHVVEGMHARKAAFTDLADGFVTIPGGTGTMDELWEALSWAQLGYHADPVGLLNVAGYYDHLIAFWEKSAEVGFLRPQHRDLLIVDDTLDGLLARMTAHVPTQPIVRMKAADL
- a CDS encoding phytoene/squalene synthase family protein, which codes for MTSSAAPTRDAIVATAHESIARGSKSFAAASLLFDRATRERAWLLYAWCRACDDIADGQDHGHTMSVVEDAPQRIAAMATLTDAALDGHVIGLPAFDALRIVAAETSLPARYAHDLIQGFRLDAEEWRPRTEDDLLTYCYHVAGVVGCMMAVIMGVAPDDEAVLDRACDLGLAFQLANIARDIEEDAAAGRCYLPTDWLDELGISPDAVMADRAKLALLAQRLTDRAAQFEASARMGTRALSLRSAWAVLAAAEIYGAIGRKVAARGEHAWDERVTTSKWDKLRFIVRARGHARRRAELMESARSAELWRRPGR